A single window of Vibrio stylophorae DNA harbors:
- the rpsJ gene encoding 30S ribosomal protein S10, whose amino-acid sequence MQNQRIRIRLKAFDHRLIDQSTAEIVETAKRTGAQVRGPIPLPTRKERFTVLISPHVNKDARDQYEIRTHKRLIDIVEPTEKTVDALMRLDLAAGVDVQISLG is encoded by the coding sequence ATGCAGAACCAACGTATTCGTATCCGCCTAAAGGCTTTCGATCACCGTCTGATCGACCAGTCTACTGCGGAAATCGTTGAAACCGCAAAGCGCACTGGCGCTCAGGTTCGTGGTCCAATTCCACTTCCTACTCGCAAAGAGCGTTTCACCGTATTGATCTCTCCGCACGTTAACAAAGACGCGCGTGACCAATACGAAATTCGTACTCACAAGCGTCTAATCGACATCGTTGAACCAACAGAAAAAACTGTTGATGCTTTGATGCGTCTAGACCTAGCTGCGGGCGTTGACGTCCAAATCAGCCTAGGTTAA